Proteins found in one Brevibacillus brevis genomic segment:
- a CDS encoding SDR family oxidoreductase, producing the protein MKPYSYKKLFDLQGKTAIVTGGLGILGRHFCRGLAEFGANVAVVDLDLEGARAFAQELEASYRVKCLGVSCDVSSQQSVNKMVEEVVNAFGEIHILHNNAASKSKDLDAFFAPFEEYSMEQWREIMSVNIDGMFLVAQAVGKQMVLQGKGGSIIQTASIYGIVAPDNRIYDGSFYLNRQINTPAVYSASKSSVLGLTKYLATYWAPQGIRVNTLIPGGVESGQNEEFKQKYSNRVPLARMAQPEELVGALVYLASDSSSYVTGQQIVVDGGLSVW; encoded by the coding sequence ATGAAACCTTATTCTTATAAAAAATTGTTCGATTTACAGGGAAAAACAGCAATTGTTACAGGCGGACTAGGTATCTTGGGAAGGCACTTCTGCAGAGGATTAGCCGAATTCGGAGCTAATGTCGCAGTAGTTGACCTTGATTTAGAAGGTGCGAGGGCATTTGCTCAAGAACTCGAGGCCTCGTATAGAGTAAAGTGCTTAGGTGTCTCTTGTGATGTTTCTTCTCAGCAGTCGGTTAATAAGATGGTAGAGGAAGTCGTAAATGCATTTGGGGAGATACATATTCTGCATAATAATGCTGCTAGTAAATCAAAGGATCTAGATGCTTTTTTTGCGCCATTTGAAGAATATTCAATGGAACAATGGCGGGAAATTATGTCTGTCAATATAGATGGCATGTTTTTAGTTGCACAAGCCGTTGGCAAGCAAATGGTCCTTCAGGGTAAGGGGGGCTCCATTATACAAACAGCCTCTATTTACGGAATTGTTGCACCGGATAATAGAATATACGATGGCTCGTTTTATTTGAACAGGCAAATTAATACCCCAGCAGTCTACTCCGCATCGAAATCATCTGTTCTTGGGCTGACGAAGTACTTGGCGACGTATTGGGCACCACAAGGGATTCGAGTCAATACACTCATACCTGGTGGTGTAGAAAGTGGCCAAAATGAGGAGTTTAAACAAAAATATTCGAATCGTGTACCTTTAGCAAGAATGGCGCAGCCAGAAGAGCTGGTAGGAGCATTGGTGTATCTAGCTTCAGATTCATCTAGTTATGTTACCGGCCAACAAATAGTAGTTGATGGCGGTTTGTCAGTCTGGTAA
- a CDS encoding cytidylyltransferase domain-containing protein produces the protein MKRLCTICARGGSKGVKNKNIRPLMDRPLIAFSIKQAKQSGLFDCVAVSSDSREILEVAREYGADILIERPDQMATDESAKLPAIQHCVSEVEKQLKVTFGTLVDLDATSPLRIVEDIQGAVELLERKQCSNVITAAPARRSPYFNLVELNTNGFVQLSKKLDQAIVRRQDSPKCYDMNASIYVWSRDAFYGANSVFYEDTMLFEMPEERSIDIDSEVDFMFVDFLLNQKRDLYETLFL, from the coding sequence ATGAAAAGGCTGTGCACGATTTGCGCAAGAGGAGGCTCAAAAGGGGTGAAGAATAAAAATATTCGTCCCTTGATGGATCGTCCTCTTATTGCATTTAGTATAAAACAGGCGAAACAATCGGGCTTGTTCGATTGCGTAGCAGTTAGTAGTGATTCTAGGGAAATACTGGAAGTAGCACGGGAATATGGGGCAGACATTCTTATTGAGAGACCCGATCAAATGGCAACGGATGAGTCAGCAAAACTTCCTGCTATTCAACATTGCGTTAGTGAAGTTGAAAAACAATTAAAGGTCACGTTTGGTACCCTTGTTGATTTGGATGCAACATCCCCGTTGCGAATAGTTGAGGATATTCAAGGAGCAGTTGAATTGTTGGAGAGGAAGCAGTGCTCCAATGTGATAACGGCTGCACCAGCTAGAAGATCACCCTACTTTAATTTAGTGGAGTTAAACACAAATGGATTTGTTCAACTATCAAAAAAGCTAGACCAAGCTATTGTAAGAAGACAAGATTCACCAAAATGCTATGACATGAATGCTTCGATATATGTTTGGAGTCGCGATGCGTTCTACGGGGCAAATTCGGTTTTTTATGAAGATACCATGCTTTTTGAAATGCCAGAGGAGCGGTCTATTGATATCGACTCTGAAGTTGATTTTATGTTTGTTGACTTTTTACTAAACCAAAAGAGGGATCTATATGAAACCTTATTCTTATAA
- a CDS encoding Gfo/Idh/MocA family protein, with translation MRALVIGFGSIGMRHARVLRELGCKVCVVSSREVDWDCSYHALSEALQKENPQYVIVANKTSEHYQTLLELENQGYRGKVLVEKPLFHLEASMPPHSFDIFVGYNLRFHPAIQKLKMLMQGQKILSLHVYTGQYLPQWRPHADYRKTYSAKKSEGGGVLRDLSHELDYVNWLLDGWESLTAVGGKFSSLEIDSDDIYSIMLKTKKCPIASININYIEKSPKRFIIVNTDQDTIKVDMIGNTLTVNERTEPFEVSRDYTYKMQHEAVLSDNVWDVCHSEEAMDVMNMINAIEEANEKRSWVSK, from the coding sequence TTGAGGGCGCTCGTCATTGGCTTTGGATCAATCGGAATGAGACATGCACGTGTATTGAGAGAGTTAGGGTGCAAAGTTTGTGTGGTTAGCAGTCGAGAGGTTGATTGGGATTGCTCCTACCACGCTCTTTCCGAAGCCTTGCAAAAAGAGAACCCTCAGTATGTTATTGTTGCAAATAAAACATCTGAGCATTATCAGACGCTTTTGGAATTAGAAAATCAAGGCTATAGAGGGAAGGTTCTTGTAGAGAAGCCGCTTTTTCATTTGGAAGCAAGTATGCCGCCTCATAGCTTTGACATTTTTGTTGGCTATAATCTCCGTTTCCATCCTGCAATTCAGAAGCTGAAAATGCTCATGCAGGGTCAAAAAATACTATCTCTTCATGTTTATACTGGTCAGTATCTTCCCCAATGGCGCCCTCACGCAGACTACCGAAAGACGTATTCAGCTAAGAAAAGTGAGGGTGGAGGGGTTCTCAGAGACTTGAGTCACGAGTTGGATTATGTAAATTGGTTATTAGATGGATGGGAAAGCTTAACCGCAGTCGGCGGGAAATTCAGCTCTTTAGAAATAGATAGTGATGATATTTACTCCATTATGCTAAAGACGAAGAAGTGTCCTATTGCAAGCATAAATATTAATTATATCGAGAAGAGTCCTAAGCGATTTATTATCGTGAATACAGATCAGGATACGATAAAAGTGGATATGATAGGAAATACATTAACCGTGAATGAACGGACAGAGCCATTTGAGGTTTCTAGAGATTATACATATAAAATGCAACATGAAGCGGTTTTGTCAGACAATGTATGGGATGTCTGTCATTCAGAAGAAGCAATGGATGTAATGAATATGATAAACGCAATTGAAGAGGCAAATGAGAAAAGGAGTTGGGTCTCGAAATGA
- a CDS encoding nucleotidyltransferase family protein, translated as MVNWRDLLVSPQTPIIHTLEIIDKNARQIALVADENDRLLGTVTDGDIRRGLLKGRGLQDPTSTIMNPYPTVASPYDSKENILALMKIKHLHQIPIVDEDGRIVHVEMLNDLLRPKKKDNWVVLMAGGLGTRLHPLTHDCPKPLLAVGNKPLLETILQSFIDQGFHKFYISVKYKAEMIQDYFGTGERWGVTICYLQEKESLGTAGALSLLPDKPVEPFFVMNGDLLTKVNFEQLLDFHKTYQAKATMCVREYEYQVPYGVVRLDKHRLTAIEEKPIQRYFVNAGIYVMDPQVLEHIPHNENLDMPSLFEQLMKQEQQTIAFPIREYWLDIGRIADFEKANKEYMEVFS; from the coding sequence GTGGTGAATTGGAGAGACCTTTTGGTATCACCGCAAACGCCTATCATTCATACATTGGAAATTATCGATAAGAATGCCAGACAAATTGCTTTAGTTGCAGATGAAAATGATAGATTGCTCGGCACTGTAACAGATGGTGACATCCGGAGAGGCTTGCTAAAGGGAAGGGGGCTTCAAGATCCTACCTCCACAATTATGAATCCATATCCTACGGTAGCTTCTCCGTATGACTCAAAAGAGAATATCCTTGCCCTCATGAAAATCAAGCATCTTCATCAAATTCCGATTGTTGATGAAGACGGGCGAATTGTGCATGTAGAGATGTTAAATGACCTTTTGCGTCCGAAAAAAAAGGACAATTGGGTGGTTCTAATGGCCGGTGGATTGGGAACTCGCCTTCATCCATTAACGCATGATTGCCCCAAACCTTTATTGGCAGTTGGGAACAAGCCATTATTGGAAACGATTTTGCAGAGTTTCATTGATCAAGGATTCCATAAGTTTTATATCTCAGTGAAATACAAGGCAGAGATGATTCAGGACTATTTTGGCACCGGTGAGCGATGGGGTGTTACTATTTGCTATTTGCAAGAAAAGGAGTCATTGGGTACGGCAGGAGCATTAAGTTTATTGCCAGACAAGCCAGTGGAACCTTTTTTTGTCATGAACGGTGACTTACTAACAAAGGTGAATTTTGAACAACTATTAGATTTTCACAAGACGTATCAAGCAAAAGCAACAATGTGCGTTCGAGAGTACGAATATCAAGTTCCATATGGTGTTGTCCGGTTAGATAAGCATCGACTGACAGCTATAGAGGAAAAGCCGATTCAGCGATATTTTGTCAACGCAGGCATTTATGTCATGGATCCGCAAGTTTTAGAACACATTCCACATAATGAAAACTTGGATATGCCAAGTTTGTTTGAGCAATTGATGAAGCAAGAACAGCAAACAATCGCATTCCCGATTAGAGAGTATTGGTTGGATATTGGGCGCATTGCTGATTTTGAAAAAGCGAACAAAGAGTATATGGAGGTATTCAGTTGA
- a CDS encoding acetyltransferase, which produces MKPVIVLGGGGHAKVLLDTLILQGHNILGFTDLQSQASIWGIPYLGHDVEIEKFSPKDLVLVNGIGAVGNNSIRKKLFCFYKERGYSFASVIHPTAIISPRVVIDEGAQIMAGAVVQADVHISGNVIVNTRASIDHDCRINDHVHIAPGATLSGGVHIEEGAFVGAGAVVIQGIQIGTGSIVGAGAVVIKDVPKNRKVAGVPAHVIG; this is translated from the coding sequence ATGAAGCCTGTAATTGTACTTGGTGGCGGTGGACATGCCAAAGTATTATTGGATACGTTAATTTTACAGGGTCATAATATCTTGGGATTCACGGACCTCCAGTCCCAAGCTAGCATATGGGGAATTCCGTATCTAGGTCATGATGTAGAGATCGAAAAATTTTCTCCCAAAGATTTGGTACTAGTAAATGGGATCGGTGCAGTCGGCAATAATTCAATCCGAAAGAAATTATTCTGTTTTTATAAAGAGCGGGGATACAGTTTCGCAAGTGTTATTCATCCAACTGCGATCATATCCCCTCGAGTAGTCATTGATGAAGGCGCTCAAATAATGGCTGGCGCTGTCGTGCAAGCAGATGTACATATAAGCGGTAATGTTATTGTAAATACACGAGCCTCTATTGATCATGATTGCAGGATTAATGACCATGTACACATAGCACCAGGGGCAACTCTTTCCGGTGGTGTACATATTGAAGAAGGTGCATTCGTTGGCGCTGGTGCTGTAGTTATTCAAGGTATTCAGATTGGGACAGGAAGTATTGTTGGGGCCGGAGCTGTTGTTATCAAGGATGTTCCGAAAAATAGAAAAGTAGCAGGTGTGCCTGCACACGTGATTGGATAA